Part of the Actinomycetota bacterium genome is shown below.
CGCCGCGCTCCGTGAAGATGTAAGGCTTCATCCGGGGGTTCCAGCGGCGGGTCTGGTGTCCGAAGTGCACTCCGGACTCGAGCAGCTCTTTCATTGATACAGCAGTCAAACCGAGATCCTTTCTCTCGAGCTTTATTATGCCGCTCCTTGATGGGCGCTCCGGCAGGGCGGCTATCCGCCGTGGCGCCATGACATGCTAAAACGGACCGAGGCGATGCAGCCGCAGTCCAAGCCGGGATATTGTAGCAAAAAAATGGACCGGTTTCCCGATCAATGGCCACTTCCCCGATCCGGGCTGGAAACCTTGTTCCTTTTACTGATATCTTCCGGTTGATGGATGAAACTCATGATATCGCCGAATCGATCGTGGCCGGCTCGCGGGTCATAGCGATCGTGGGGGCTTCGCCGAATCCGGCGAGGCCCAGCTACATGGTTGCCAGCTATCTGATAGATTGCGGTTTTGATGTGATCCCGGTAAGGCCGAAGGTCAAGTCTATTCTGGGGTGCAGATGCTATGGCAGCCTCGAGGAGATCCCGGTGAGAGTGGATATCGTGGATGTTTTCCGCCGGTCCGAGGCGTGTCCTGACGTAGCCAGGGCCGCGGTAGAAGCCGGCGCCGGAGCTCTGTGGCTGCAGGAGGGAATAATAAGCGAGGAGGCGGCCAGTATTGCCCGTGATGGCGGACTGCGCGTAATCATGGACCTGTGCATCAAAAAGGTGCACGCAGCCATGGAAACAAAGACGTAAGCTGCACTCATGTGGATCCTGCCTCTGATAGCGACGATCGTCAGCGCCCTCTTCTCCGGCATTGTCTTCCGCCAGTATCTGGAACGGCGGAATCCCGCTCACCTCTCCTGGGCTGCCGCCTTGTTCCTGTTCGGGATCGGGACCGCGTGTGATTTCCTGGCGAGCCTCAGCGGCTGGACCCCGCTGATCGCCAAAGTCTATTACCTGACCGGCGCCACCGTGGTTGTGGGATACCTGGCGCTGGGCACCCTCTATCTCCTTGCGCCGCGGCGGATTGCCCGGATCTGGCTGGCTCTGATGCTGCTGGCGACTGTGACAGCGATAATCATGCTTGCGGGAGCCGAAGTCGACCCGGTCAAGCTGCGATCGGAAGCAGAGTCCGGATGGAAGGCGATCGACAGGCCGGCGGCGCTTTCGGCGATGGTCATCGCGATCAACAGCATCGGAACCTTGATCCTGGTGGCTGGGGCGGCATATTCGGCGCTATACCGGCGATACACCCGTGCCAACATCCTCATTGCCCTGGGAACGCTTGTCGTGGCTCTTGGCGGCAGTCTGATGAGGCTGGGCCACTATGAATTCCAGTCCGTGGGCCAGACTGCCGGAATCACTATCATGTTCGCCGGCTTCCTGATGACGATGAAGCCACAGGAGCGACAGTCTGCACAGCCTGTAGACGCCTGAATAAGCTGGTTTTTGACTACACGGAGTAGTACAATTCTTATATGGCTGCAAAACGGAAAAAATCGGCACGACTGGTCAACCTCAGGACATCCCGGAAAGGGATCAAGCAGGTCCTTGGCGATCTCGAAGCCGATATCATGGAACTGCTCTGGAAAAAGAGCCCGGCCAGCGTGCGGGAGATCCATGAGAACCTGGCCAGCGAGCGGACCATCGCCTATACGACAGTCATGACCGTTATGGGGAGGCTTGCTGAAAAGGGGCTGCTCATACGCGAGCAGCATGGGCGCGCCTATCTGTATGTTCCCACCCAGACACGTGAAGAATTCTGTTCTGAAGCAATCAGTACCGTGATGGAGGGACTACTCGGCGGTTTCGGGGAGCCGGTGCTCTCTCATTTTGTCGATACGGTCGATTCCGATGACACGGCCAAGCTCGACGAGCTCATCCGTCTGATCGAGAAAAAGAAAGAAGAGGCCAGGCCATAGGCTACCTGACTCTGACGGTTGCATACCTTGCTTTACTCACGAGCCCCTGGATAATCCGCCGGTGGCTTCATGGGCGTGTGCGGCCTCGAACCGCTGCGCTGGCTTATTTTGGCTCGATAGCCGCTATTGGAGTAGCAACGGGTGCATTTCTGGCGCTTCTGGTTCTCAGGTTCGTTTCCGGCTCTCTTCTGACAGCGATGGGCGACGCCTGTGGCGGCATCTTCGCCGCCGGCCACGGCTTCCTGGCTGCCAGTAACTGGAATTACCTGCTGGCTACGATCATCTTTGCAGCATTCCTTTCTCAGCTGGCGTTCCTCTTCGGCGGCGGTTCGAAGCTTTTTCGAGTCAGCCACAGAGAGAAGATGATACGAAAGGCCCGGGGGCTTTCCTGTCCGGCTCTTGAAGTGTTGACAGGAGAGAAGTGGGCTGCGAACCTGAGCTTCATGCCGGGGAACAATCGACTGGACGCCCTGACCGTTGGCCTTTTACGGCCTCGGATAATCCTTACCGAAGGTCTCGTGGATGCCCTGCAGGGACGGGAGCTTGTCGCTGTCGCGGCTCATGAGGAAGCCCATCGCGCCGCCCGTGACAACCTCCTCATAGTGGCGGCAAAGTCAGTGGTCGCGACCCTCTTTTATCTGCCCGGGCCAAAAATGGCTTTCTCGCAGATGAGAGATTGTCTTGAAAGGGCGGCTGACCGCCGAGCTGTCCGGGTATCCGGCGACCGTCTCGCAATCGCGGGCGCCCTGGCCCGGATCGCCTCCGTGAGTCAATCTGAGGCCGACTCCGGAGTCTCGGTCGCTACTGCTGTAAGAGGCAGCGGAGACCTGGTCTCCCGCCTCGAAGAGCTTATCAGCGATGAGAGCCATCCCGAGAGCCGCGGCTGGTGCAGGCTGGCCCTTATGGTCGCTGGCACCGCGCTGATAATGGGGATTTTCTCCTCCAGTGCTCTGGCGGTTGCAGGCTCTGACCACAGGGAAGCATTCATCTGTTATACGCAGCATGCCCAGGGTGCCGGCCCGGAAGATATCTGCGAGTCGGAACACCCTTCTCACTGATACCCTACTCCCGCATGCGAGTCGGAACACCCTTCTCACTGATACCCTACTCCCGCATACCCATGGGCATATTCAGCAGCCACAGGTTAAGTGCGGCAAAGGCGATCATCAGCACCAGCATGGGAGCCAGCCCGGCGACTGCTCGCAGCCTGTCTCCGAAAGTCTGGCGGGCTACTCTCCAGCCCACGTAGACCGCCCCAAGATAGCCGATGGCGATCAGGGTCATCTGGATCACCCTCAGCGGTTCGGCATGCAGCAGCGGACTGGTGATCACCGATACCGTTCCGAAAAGGTCCCATCCCCAGCCCAGCGGATCGGAGACGACCGGGATCGCAGCCGCTCCCTCCTCGAAGAAATGCACCAGGTTGTGGGCAAGGTGTGAAGACAGCGCTATCGGCAGGAAGGCGAATGAGAAGCCGATAAACACATTCCTGACACGGGCGCCGTTACCGCCAGCCCATTTCGTCAACACTGACCAGAGCGCGAAGATGAGCATGGGTGCTATAACCGCCATCAGCAGGTAGCTGATGGTCAGCACAGCATTCTCACCCAGCCCGGTCGCTTCGATGATCTCATTCGAGACATCTACCCACGGCTCAACCATGGAAAGTGTCTGGAAGACGGTGACGCCCAGAAGGATCACTACAATGGCGGCAACGTCGAATCCGATCTTTTTCGTCTTCCACAGATCCGAAAGGAACGGCCTGACGTTAAGGGCGACGTTGTCGTTAGGGCAGGTCTTGATGCATTCGGTGCACATGACGCAGTAGGTGTTCGTCTCCATGGTCTGAGGCATCTCGAACATGGGGCAGCCATAACCCTTCTCACTGCCGCGGTAGCATGATTTCTTCTTGCACGAACGGCAGACTTCGTCGCTGCGGTTGCGGATCTCCAGCGGCGCTGTCATCGAATAGGCGCCGATGATGCCACCTATCGGGCAGACATAACGGCAGAAGGTCCGCCGCTCGAAGACGAGCGACACGATGATCGCCGGAACGATGAACAGCGCAAGCGTCACCAGGGCTGTATAGAACGGATTGCTGGCGAGGCCCAGGAAAAGGTACATCCAGGTCAGGATGATAAAAAAGCCGGTCGGCACCCAGAAATTCCGCAGCCGGCGAGGCCACTTGCGATTGAGGCTGAAAACCCTCGTCCCGACCTTCCACAGCCGCCCCCTTTGCAGCCATTCGGCAAAAGACACCAGCGGGCACAGCATGCACCAGGTGCGTGACAGGAAGAGGAAAGTGAAGATGATGATCGCCCACCAGATGAGCCAGGTGAAGACCGTGGCAAAATTCTTGTCGCCGAGCTGGGTCCCCCAGATACCGGCGATGATAACCACAAGGAAGATGATGGCGTTGGGAAGCTGGAAGGCGAACTGGAAGGCACGGCTCTTCAACATGCGTCGCACCCAGCCTATCTTCATCAGATCGTAACGGTGAGATGCCGGAGAAGCATTCTTATGGTCATC
Proteins encoded:
- a CDS encoding CoA-binding protein translates to MDETHDIAESIVAGSRVIAIVGASPNPARPSYMVASYLIDCGFDVIPVRPKVKSILGCRCYGSLEEIPVRVDIVDVFRRSEACPDVARAAVEAGAGALWLQEGIISEEAASIARDGGLRVIMDLCIKKVHAAMETKT
- a CDS encoding BlaI/MecI/CopY family transcriptional regulator — protein: MAAKRKKSARLVNLRTSRKGIKQVLGDLEADIMELLWKKSPASVREIHENLASERTIAYTTVMTVMGRLAEKGLLIREQHGRAYLYVPTQTREEFCSEAISTVMEGLLGGFGEPVLSHFVDTVDSDDTAKLDELIRLIEKKKEEARP
- a CDS encoding M48 family metalloprotease, whose amino-acid sequence is MRPRTAALAYFGSIAAIGVATGAFLALLVLRFVSGSLLTAMGDACGGIFAAGHGFLAASNWNYLLATIIFAAFLSQLAFLFGGGSKLFRVSHREKMIRKARGLSCPALEVLTGEKWAANLSFMPGNNRLDALTVGLLRPRIILTEGLVDALQGRELVAVAAHEEAHRAARDNLLIVAAKSVVATLFYLPGPKMAFSQMRDCLERAADRRAVRVSGDRLAIAGALARIASVSQSEADSGVSVATAVRGSGDLVSRLEELISDESHPESRGWCRLALMVAGTALIMGIFSSSALAVAGSDHREAFICYTQHAQGAGPEDICESEHPSH
- a CDS encoding 4Fe-4S binding protein: MEHGHAGGAGDFSLLIPYLIFIILITPLTVWLLARRTLKHKIDEATADYDDHKNASPASHRYDLMKIGWVRRMLKSRAFQFAFQLPNAIIFLVVIIAGIWGTQLGDKNFATVFTWLIWWAIIIFTFLFLSRTWCMLCPLVSFAEWLQRGRLWKVGTRVFSLNRKWPRRLRNFWVPTGFFIILTWMYLFLGLASNPFYTALVTLALFIVPAIIVSLVFERRTFCRYVCPIGGIIGAYSMTAPLEIRNRSDEVCRSCKKKSCYRGSEKGYGCPMFEMPQTMETNTYCVMCTECIKTCPNDNVALNVRPFLSDLWKTKKIGFDVAAIVVILLGVTVFQTLSMVEPWVDVSNEIIEATGLGENAVLTISYLLMAVIAPMLIFALWSVLTKWAGGNGARVRNVFIGFSFAFLPIALSSHLAHNLVHFFEEGAAAIPVVSDPLGWGWDLFGTVSVITSPLLHAEPLRVIQMTLIAIGYLGAVYVGWRVARQTFGDRLRAVAGLAPMLVLMIAFAALNLWLLNMPMGMRE